In Carnobacterium sp. CP1, the following are encoded in one genomic region:
- a CDS encoding TetR/AcrR family transcriptional regulator, which yields MDSFIELFKQKVSNNKKMTLKQQQILNVSIDLFSQKGFANTSTSEIAKQANVAEGTIFKHFGNKENLLYATVIPLMMTDVLPEMIKKAEAEQPNLKELSFEDFIHYIVYDRLQVVDQHYKMTKIFFTELIYHDDMRKKMLALVPNNTLTSLFNILDHYKKNGQIEDWPNPVIFRFIMSSIMGYISEKDISPQTKSEDQFFKELIYLERFIIKGLQKNEN from the coding sequence ATGGATTCTTTTATTGAATTGTTCAAACAGAAAGTAAGCAATAACAAAAAAATGACTTTAAAACAACAGCAAATTTTAAACGTCAGTATCGATCTTTTTTCACAAAAAGGTTTTGCCAATACATCTACGAGTGAAATCGCCAAACAAGCTAATGTGGCTGAAGGTACGATTTTCAAGCATTTTGGAAATAAAGAAAACTTGTTGTACGCAACGGTTATTCCTTTAATGATGACCGACGTTTTACCTGAAATGATCAAAAAAGCAGAAGCTGAACAACCTAATTTAAAAGAACTCAGTTTCGAAGATTTTATACATTACATCGTTTACGACCGACTGCAAGTAGTTGATCAACACTATAAAATGACAAAAATTTTCTTTACTGAGCTCATTTATCATGACGACATGCGAAAAAAAATGCTGGCGTTGGTACCGAATAATACCTTGACCTCGCTTTTCAACATATTGGATCATTACAAAAAAAATGGGCAAATCGAAGATTGGCCGAATCCTGTTATCTTCCGTTTTATTATGTCTTCTATTATGGGTTATATTTCTGAAAAAGACATCTCTCCTCAAACAAAATCGGAAGATCAGTTCTTTAAAGAACTCATTTACCTTGAACGGTTTATTATCAAAGGGTTACAAAAAAACGAAAACTAA
- a CDS encoding Zn-dependent hydrolase, producing MQSNQNRIKTFLEDLSLFTATPGTGTTRLTYSPEDQLARTYLKEQMKQVGLKVREDAVGNIYGRLEGKDASLPAVIVGSHFDSVPNGGAFDGPAGVVTGLEVAALFQENQLQPVYPLEIIAMVEEEGSRFGSGLLGSRMLAGQVSAESLISMKDASGVSVNEAMLALGFNGNQLPEARRTGKDVKAFIELHIEQGPVLEDAGEDVGIVETIVGMTELKVTITGRAGHAGTTPMDARRDALAAAVQILADLPQLAIEAEEATVLTVGKLTVYPNGANVIPNIVVFTVDIRSKSEACVQAVDQQVRTIIQTRTPMGITAEIEEMLYQQPVQLSGKIHQQLTANSEALGLKSRSMVSGAGHDAMVFAGFTEVGLVFVPSKDGLSHTPEEWTDYEQIQKGIEVVYETVKQLTKAEI from the coding sequence ATGCAAAGCAATCAAAACAGAATCAAAACATTTCTCGAAGATTTAAGTTTGTTTACTGCAACACCGGGAACAGGGACCACGCGGTTAACGTATAGTCCTGAAGATCAATTAGCTAGAACCTATCTGAAAGAACAGATGAAACAAGTGGGTTTAAAAGTTCGGGAAGATGCGGTTGGCAATATTTATGGTCGGTTGGAAGGGAAAGATGCATCTTTGCCAGCGGTTATTGTCGGTTCGCATTTTGATAGCGTACCCAATGGCGGTGCATTTGATGGTCCAGCTGGTGTTGTGACCGGATTGGAAGTTGCGGCTTTATTCCAAGAAAATCAACTACAACCGGTCTATCCATTGGAAATTATAGCAATGGTTGAAGAAGAAGGTTCCCGTTTTGGGTCTGGTTTATTAGGTTCCCGAATGCTTGCCGGTCAAGTTTCAGCAGAAAGTTTGATCAGTATGAAAGACGCTTCTGGAGTTTCAGTGAATGAAGCCATGCTTGCATTAGGCTTTAACGGCAATCAATTACCCGAAGCAAGACGGACAGGCAAAGATGTTAAAGCGTTCATTGAATTGCATATTGAGCAAGGGCCTGTTTTAGAAGATGCTGGTGAAGATGTAGGGATCGTAGAGACGATCGTCGGAATGACGGAACTTAAAGTCACCATCACTGGGCGAGCAGGACATGCTGGAACGACACCAATGGATGCTAGACGAGATGCGTTGGCTGCAGCGGTTCAGATACTAGCAGATTTGCCCCAGTTAGCAATAGAGGCTGAAGAAGCTACTGTACTGACAGTTGGCAAATTAACGGTTTACCCGAACGGTGCAAATGTGATTCCGAATATTGTTGTATTCACTGTAGACATCCGCTCTAAATCAGAAGCGTGTGTTCAAGCCGTTGACCAACAAGTTAGAACCATCATTCAAACAAGAACTCCCATGGGGATAACGGCTGAAATCGAAGAGATGTTGTATCAACAGCCGGTTCAATTATCTGGAAAAATTCACCAGCAATTAACGGCCAATTCTGAGGCATTAGGATTAAAATCACGGTCGATGGTTAGTGGTGCTGGACACGATGCTATGGTTTTTGCCGGGTTTACAGAAGTTGGATTAGTATTTGTTCCAAGTAAAGACGGTTTAAGTCATACACCTGAAGAGTGGACAGATTATGAGCAGATACAAAAAGGCATCGAAGTGGTCTATGAAACAGTTAAACAGTTGACAAAAGCGGAAATTTAA
- a CDS encoding DUF368 domain-containing protein, whose product MKYLVDLLKGMVIGVANIIPGVSGGTMAVSLGIYDRLISSISHLFKNWKDSLKTLLPILAGAGIGIVAFTYTIEFLLSAYTLPTALAFVGLILGGVPILWQSLQEGLKKHGQTFSLTHGLAFVLMFAVVTVLPLLQGSEASFTAIQLDPLSLLKLFVIGIIASATMVVPGMSGSLVLMVLGYYYSIINTITSFLTALRTGNMDLILPNFIVLFIFGIGVLIGIFLISKAIEFLFENYSSLTYSGILGLVLASPFAILYNTHALNDLQSSDALPFALVGIVLLVGCFYGIYQLGKKEAR is encoded by the coding sequence ATGAAGTATTTAGTAGATTTGTTAAAAGGCATGGTTATCGGAGTAGCTAATATTATTCCGGGTGTAAGTGGAGGAACGATGGCCGTTTCATTGGGCATTTATGATCGTTTAATTTCCTCAATCAGTCATTTATTTAAAAATTGGAAAGATAGTTTGAAAACCTTGCTTCCGATTTTAGCAGGAGCAGGCATTGGAATTGTTGCGTTTACCTATACAATTGAATTTTTATTGAGTGCCTATACGTTGCCGACCGCTTTGGCTTTTGTAGGATTGATTTTAGGCGGCGTTCCGATTTTATGGCAATCGCTTCAAGAAGGTCTAAAAAAGCACGGTCAAACCTTCTCGCTTACCCACGGTCTGGCTTTTGTTCTTATGTTTGCGGTAGTTACAGTCCTGCCACTACTGCAAGGGTCGGAAGCTTCTTTTACAGCGATTCAATTAGATCCTTTAAGTTTGCTCAAATTATTTGTTATAGGAATCATTGCATCGGCGACGATGGTGGTACCAGGGATGAGCGGCTCGTTAGTTTTGATGGTCTTAGGTTATTACTATTCGATCATCAATACAATCACAAGTTTCTTAACGGCTTTACGGACAGGTAATATGGATTTGATTCTGCCAAATTTCATTGTTCTGTTTATTTTCGGAATCGGTGTTTTGATTGGGATCTTTTTGATCAGTAAAGCGATAGAGTTTTTATTTGAAAATTATAGCTCGTTAACGTATAGCGGAATTTTAGGTTTGGTATTGGCTTCGCCATTTGCTATCTTGTACAACACACATGCACTGAATGATTTACAGAGTTCCGATGCATTACCGTTTGCTTTGGTGGGTATAGTGCTATTGGTTGGTTGTTTTTATGGAATTTACCAATTAGGCAAAAAAGAAGCTCGTTAA
- the mglA gene encoding galactose/methyl galactoside ABC transporter ATP-binding protein MglA — MAASNYILEMRDIDKVFPGVKALDQAQLKLRPGTIHALMGENGAGKSTLMKCLFGIYIEDAGEILIDGIPTNFTNPKDALEHGVSMVHQELNQVMRRSIMENIWLGRFPMKGFLVDEKKMYEDTQKIFKELDIDINPRKEIGTLSVSQRQMVEIAKAVSYGAKILVLDEPTSSLSEKEVNHLFRIINQLKAEGCAVVYISHKMEEILRISDEVTIMRDGQWVSTTPSKELTMGKIINLMVGRELNDRFPPKTNVPGEVVMEVKNLTATYQPSIQGVSFTLRKGEVLGIAGLVGSRRTELLENIFGVARHDKGEIKLNGKIIHNNHSRDAINNGFAFVTEERRATGIFGGLSITFNAVIANLNQYTKYGMVSDKMMAIDTEQVIKSMNVKTPSAKTHIGSLSGGNQQKVIIGRWLLTDADIYLLDEPTRGIDVGAKYEIYQLVLELANRGKSVIVVSSEMAELIGISDRMLVMSNGRVAGIDETKNMTQEEILRLSAKFI; from the coding sequence ATGGCAGCATCCAATTACATCCTGGAAATGCGAGATATTGACAAGGTTTTTCCAGGGGTGAAGGCGTTGGACCAAGCTCAGTTAAAATTAAGACCTGGAACCATCCATGCTTTAATGGGAGAAAACGGGGCGGGAAAGTCAACTTTAATGAAGTGCCTCTTTGGTATTTATATTGAAGACGCAGGAGAAATTTTAATTGATGGTATTCCGACAAACTTCACGAACCCTAAAGATGCATTGGAGCATGGTGTCTCAATGGTCCATCAAGAATTAAATCAAGTGATGCGCAGAAGCATTATGGAAAATATTTGGTTGGGAAGATTTCCAATGAAAGGTTTTTTGGTAGATGAAAAAAAAATGTACGAAGATACCCAAAAAATATTTAAAGAATTAGACATTGATATCAACCCTCGAAAAGAAATCGGTACATTGTCAGTATCCCAACGACAAATGGTAGAGATTGCTAAAGCTGTTAGTTATGGTGCAAAAATTTTAGTATTGGATGAACCGACTTCGTCTCTTTCTGAAAAAGAAGTGAATCATTTGTTCCGAATCATCAATCAATTAAAAGCAGAAGGCTGTGCGGTGGTGTATATCTCTCACAAAATGGAAGAGATTTTGCGAATTTCTGATGAAGTTACTATTATGCGTGACGGACAATGGGTCAGTACGACACCTTCAAAAGAATTAACAATGGGAAAAATCATTAATCTGATGGTTGGACGCGAATTAAACGATCGATTCCCGCCTAAAACGAATGTTCCTGGAGAAGTTGTTATGGAAGTGAAGAACTTAACGGCGACGTATCAACCGTCCATTCAAGGTGTCTCGTTTACTTTACGAAAAGGAGAAGTATTGGGTATCGCTGGTTTGGTTGGCTCAAGAAGAACGGAATTACTCGAAAATATTTTTGGAGTAGCTCGTCATGATAAAGGAGAAATTAAGCTGAATGGGAAAATCATCCATAATAATCATTCACGTGATGCAATTAATAACGGCTTTGCATTTGTCACAGAAGAACGGAGAGCTACCGGTATTTTTGGCGGGCTAAGCATTACATTTAATGCTGTGATCGCTAATTTAAATCAGTATACGAAGTATGGCATGGTCAGTGATAAAATGATGGCTATAGATACAGAACAAGTGATTAAAAGCATGAATGTTAAAACGCCAAGTGCTAAAACACATATTGGAAGTTTATCAGGCGGGAATCAGCAAAAAGTCATCATTGGCAGGTGGTTGCTAACGGATGCAGACATATACTTATTAGATGAACCCACACGTGGGATTGACGTAGGGGCCAAGTATGAAATTTATCAATTGGTTTTAGAATTGGCTAATCGCGGCAAATCAGTTATTGTTGTTTCCAGTGAAATGGCTGAACTGATTGGCATTAGTGACCGAATGCTCGTGATGTCTAATGGACGAGTAGCGGGAATAGATGAAACAAAAAATATGACCCAAGAAGAGATTTTAAGGTTATCAGCGAAGTTTATTTAA
- a CDS encoding YdhK family protein yields MKKRKILMGLVTLTTLTVLSACSSGDNNENSSSESSIDSIIPSVSSEMSDADMESMESMEHEDSGEIPDGLKEAENPKYKVGDKAIIETTHMAGMKDAEATIVGAFDTIAYEVTYTPTNGGERVENHKWVVQEEIADAGQEMLEPGTEVELEANHMEGMKGATATIEDAEQTTVYMIDYMPKNGGKEVKNHKWVTESELSEK; encoded by the coding sequence ATGAAAAAAAGAAAAATTTTAATGGGGTTGGTCACTTTGACTACTCTAACCGTTTTATCTGCTTGTTCATCCGGAGACAATAATGAAAATTCTAGCAGCGAATCAAGTATCGATTCCATCATACCTTCAGTTTCTAGTGAAATGAGTGATGCTGATATGGAAAGTATGGAGAGCATGGAACATGAAGATTCAGGAGAAATTCCAGATGGACTAAAAGAAGCAGAAAACCCTAAATATAAAGTAGGCGATAAAGCGATTATTGAAACAACGCATATGGCCGGTATGAAAGACGCTGAAGCAACGATTGTAGGTGCATTTGACACAATAGCCTATGAAGTCACTTATACTCCGACCAATGGAGGCGAAAGAGTAGAAAACCATAAATGGGTCGTCCAAGAAGAAATTGCGGATGCAGGTCAAGAAATGTTGGAACCTGGCACTGAAGTAGAGTTGGAAGCGAATCATATGGAGGGCATGAAAGGCGCAACAGCAACTATTGAAGACGCAGAACAAACGACAGTTTATATGATCGATTATATGCCGAAAAACGGCGGAAAAGAAGTCAAGAATCATAAATGGGTGACAGAAAGCGAACTTTCGGAAAAATAA
- a CDS encoding galactose ABC transporter substrate-binding protein: protein MSKFKKFLLGSAALLTIGTLSACGDSSAEGNATGDGDKIGVAFYKYDDTYISSVRQALEEASKDNKDVELLMNDSKGDQATQNDQIDVLIQKGVKVLLVNVVDTGAAQTVIDKASAADIPVIFFNREPDSDVLNGYDKARFVGTKPEEAGVIQGEMAVELWNSDKALDKNGDGVLNYVMLMGDADNPEAIARTQFSVSTIRDADIEVKEIGQQVANWDADKANTAVSAWLSREGDNIEMVLANNDSMASGAIAALQSGGYNNDEDKFIPVFGVDATDEAVDLIAKNYMSGTVKQDAVGMADAIFALGVNAAQGKDYIEDTDYEYDDTGISIRIPYQAYSGE, encoded by the coding sequence ATGAGTAAATTTAAAAAGTTTTTGTTGGGGTCAGCTGCATTATTAACTATTGGAACATTGAGTGCCTGTGGGGATTCATCCGCAGAAGGCAATGCAACAGGGGATGGAGATAAAATAGGAGTAGCTTTTTATAAATATGATGATACGTATATTTCTTCTGTTCGACAAGCATTAGAAGAGGCTTCAAAAGATAATAAAGATGTGGAGTTATTGATGAATGACTCTAAAGGAGACCAAGCCACACAAAACGATCAAATTGACGTTTTGATTCAAAAAGGCGTAAAAGTTTTATTGGTTAATGTCGTTGATACGGGAGCTGCTCAAACGGTTATTGATAAAGCTTCGGCAGCTGATATTCCGGTTATCTTCTTCAACCGTGAGCCAGATAGTGATGTGTTAAACGGCTATGATAAAGCTCGCTTTGTCGGAACGAAGCCTGAAGAGGCTGGTGTTATTCAAGGCGAAATGGCCGTTGAGTTGTGGAATTCAGATAAAGCTCTCGATAAAAACGGTGATGGTGTTTTGAATTACGTGATGTTAATGGGAGACGCTGATAATCCTGAAGCCATTGCTCGTACACAGTTCTCGGTTTCTACTATTAGAGATGCTGATATTGAAGTAAAAGAGATTGGTCAACAAGTAGCGAATTGGGATGCTGATAAAGCCAATACAGCTGTTTCAGCTTGGTTGTCACGTGAAGGCGACAACATTGAAATGGTTTTAGCTAACAATGACTCAATGGCATCAGGAGCTATTGCAGCTTTACAATCCGGCGGCTATAACAATGATGAGGATAAATTCATCCCGGTTTTTGGTGTTGATGCAACCGATGAAGCAGTGGATTTGATTGCTAAGAATTATATGTCAGGTACCGTTAAGCAAGATGCAGTTGGAATGGCTGACGCAATTTTTGCTTTAGGTGTAAATGCTGCACAAGGCAAAGACTATATTGAAGATACAGATTATGAATACGATGATACAGGTATCTCGATTCGTATTCCTTATCAAGCTTACTCTGGTGAGTAA
- the mglC gene encoding galactose/methyl galactoside ABC transporter permease MglC: MENTRKRMNLNDFLLNYSLYMVLGALMLVVIIMEPSFISLQNITNILGQASTRIIMALGAAGLIILKGTDLSAGRILGLCAVVASSLAQSTSYASRMYPDLPALPLILPLLAAIAVGMMFGAINGFGVAKLKVHAFIITLGTQLIAYGLSCIYIDRPPNGAQPIGSLDTRYTSLVRNTVDIGPVKLPYVIFYAAIISVIMWFVWNKTKLGKNMYAIGGNTEAAEVSGVNIVKNIMIIFIISGVLYGIAGFLEAARIGSTTSNTGLNYDLDAISASVIGGVSFSGGVGTIPGVIMGVVILQFINYGLTFVGVSPYLQYIIKGLIIILAVSIDVRKYIVKK; the protein is encoded by the coding sequence ATGGAAAACACTCGAAAGAGAATGAATCTAAACGATTTTTTACTAAATTATTCTTTGTACATGGTATTAGGAGCTTTAATGTTGGTGGTTATCATCATGGAGCCTTCCTTTATTTCATTGCAAAATATTACGAATATATTAGGACAAGCTTCTACGCGAATCATTATGGCGTTAGGTGCAGCAGGCTTAATTATTTTAAAAGGTACCGACTTATCAGCCGGACGGATTTTAGGTCTTTGTGCAGTAGTCGCTTCTTCGTTAGCACAAAGTACATCGTATGCGTCAAGAATGTACCCTGATTTGCCAGCGCTTCCTCTTATTCTGCCCTTATTAGCGGCTATTGCAGTAGGGATGATGTTTGGTGCTATTAATGGTTTTGGTGTAGCAAAATTAAAAGTACATGCTTTTATTATTACTTTAGGAACTCAGTTGATTGCTTACGGCCTCTCGTGTATTTACATCGATCGTCCGCCAAATGGTGCACAGCCGATTGGCTCACTAGACACACGCTACACCAGCCTAGTTCGTAACACCGTTGATATCGGACCGGTTAAATTACCTTATGTGATTTTTTACGCTGCTATTATCTCTGTAATCATGTGGTTTGTTTGGAACAAGACGAAATTAGGGAAAAATATGTATGCTATCGGTGGGAACACAGAAGCAGCTGAAGTTTCGGGTGTAAATATCGTTAAAAACATTATGATTATTTTCATTATTTCAGGTGTATTATACGGAATTGCTGGTTTCTTAGAAGCCGCTCGTATTGGTTCGACAACGAGTAATACAGGATTGAACTATGACCTTGATGCTATTTCAGCTAGTGTTATTGGCGGAGTTTCTTTCTCAGGCGGAGTTGGAACGATCCCCGGAGTCATTATGGGAGTTGTTATCTTACAGTTTATCAACTATGGTTTGACATTTGTTGGTGTCAGCCCGTATCTTCAATACATTATCAAAGGGTTGATCATTATTTTAGCAGTTTCGATTGACGTTCGTAAATACATTGTTAAAAAATAA
- a CDS encoding ABC transporter ATP-binding protein/permease, which translates to MSVMELKQINKFYKIGGGGTFHALKDINLSFEKGELVSIIGESGSGKSTLMNLLGGLDTTFDGEILVDGKNIGHYSESELSEYHKEKVGFVFQSFNLISHLSVLDNVALAMTLSNVPKAEREKRAKETLALVGLQEQLNKKPDAISGGQKQRVAIARALVNDPDIIIADEPTGSLDSETAAQVLEIIKDIAETGKLVIMVTHSEKVAAHSSRVVTIDDGKVINDQPGIELHVKENVFKTEKTNRNKNLSIFGAAKLALLNMKEKLSRNLLIALGSSIGIMSVILMLSLGSGVNSYLTSTMNSQVNPLVSEVHMPPEESAGADTPANEMMEANPIMSMTKQTPFEQKNIDELAGIKNVSDVEEGYTSFSIGTNNATFNDIKAPFMYLTTVSSMITSSDILEGSLPAEGEVMITNNLAQTFDDEVIGKTITVETIVNEQALTLDLIVSGIYGSDTAAGPAAAMDSIYLDYTSLANYLEDEGESLEPNVVYLISNDKDATQGIKDDVSEMGYEGSSTEALASTFSEMLDIFTYILSGVAGISLVVSAIMILTVLYISVVERTKEIGVIKAIGGRKKDIRRIFVSESFLIGLFSGAIGVGIAALLALVANIATNNLFDVSIVTLTPTFAIAGIVLSIVISMIAGVMPATKAAKLDPVESLRRD; encoded by the coding sequence ATGTCAGTAATGGAACTTAAACAAATCAACAAATTTTATAAAATAGGCGGCGGAGGAACCTTTCACGCTTTAAAAGACATCAACTTATCTTTTGAAAAAGGCGAATTGGTTTCCATCATTGGTGAATCAGGAAGTGGGAAATCTACTTTAATGAATTTGCTCGGTGGTTTAGATACTACTTTTGATGGCGAAATTCTAGTGGATGGGAAAAACATTGGCCACTATTCTGAAAGTGAATTGTCCGAATACCATAAAGAAAAAGTCGGTTTCGTTTTTCAAAGCTTTAATTTAATTTCGCATTTATCCGTTTTGGATAACGTTGCTTTAGCCATGACGCTTTCTAATGTTCCCAAAGCTGAACGTGAAAAAAGAGCCAAAGAAACATTGGCTTTAGTTGGTTTGCAAGAACAATTAAATAAAAAACCCGATGCCATTTCTGGCGGACAAAAACAACGGGTGGCCATTGCGCGTGCTTTAGTAAATGATCCTGATATTATTATTGCCGATGAGCCAACCGGTTCATTAGATTCTGAAACTGCAGCGCAAGTCTTGGAAATCATTAAAGATATTGCTGAAACCGGCAAATTAGTCATTATGGTTACTCACTCAGAAAAAGTAGCTGCTCATTCAAGCCGTGTGGTAACGATTGACGATGGTAAAGTTATCAACGATCAGCCTGGTATCGAATTGCATGTTAAAGAAAATGTTTTTAAAACCGAAAAAACCAATCGCAATAAAAACTTAAGTATATTTGGAGCCGCTAAATTGGCTTTGCTAAATATGAAAGAAAAATTATCGCGTAATCTCCTAATTGCTTTAGGCAGTAGTATCGGCATTATGAGTGTCATCTTAATGTTATCTTTGGGTAGTGGCGTAAACAGCTACTTGACAAGTACAATGAACAGTCAAGTCAACCCGTTAGTCAGCGAAGTGCATATGCCGCCAGAAGAGTCAGCTGGAGCAGACACGCCTGCTAATGAGATGATGGAAGCCAATCCTATTATGAGTATGACCAAACAAACGCCTTTCGAACAAAAAAACATTGACGAATTGGCCGGTATCAAAAACGTTTCGGATGTGGAAGAAGGGTATACAAGTTTTTCAATTGGAACCAATAATGCAACATTTAATGATATTAAAGCGCCCTTCATGTATTTAACTACAGTATCTTCCATGATCACCAGCTCTGATATTCTCGAAGGATCCTTGCCTGCTGAGGGAGAAGTCATGATTACTAATAACTTAGCTCAAACGTTTGATGATGAAGTAATAGGAAAAACTATCACTGTTGAAACCATCGTAAACGAACAAGCTCTTACATTAGATTTGATCGTTAGCGGCATCTATGGCAGTGATACAGCTGCTGGTCCTGCTGCAGCAATGGATAGTATTTATTTAGATTACACTAGCCTAGCTAACTATTTAGAAGATGAAGGTGAGTCACTTGAGCCTAATGTCGTTTACTTGATCTCCAACGACAAAGACGCAACTCAAGGAATAAAGGACGATGTAAGCGAAATGGGTTACGAAGGTTCTTCTACCGAAGCTCTCGCTTCTACATTTAGTGAAATGTTAGATATCTTTACGTACATCTTATCAGGTGTTGCCGGAATTTCTCTGGTTGTTTCTGCGATTATGATTTTAACTGTTTTGTATATCAGTGTCGTCGAAAGAACGAAAGAAATTGGAGTTATCAAAGCTATCGGCGGCCGTAAAAAAGATATTCGTCGTATCTTCGTTTCTGAATCATTTTTGATTGGCTTATTCAGTGGAGCAATTGGTGTTGGTATCGCTGCTCTATTGGCTTTAGTAGCCAACATTGCCACCAATAACTTATTCGATGTCAGTATTGTTACATTGACACCTACGTTTGCTATTGCTGGAATTGTTTTAAGTATCGTGATCAGTATGATTGCCGGTGTCATGCCAGCTACTAAGGCTGCGAAATTAGATCCAGTTGAATCGTTAAGACGAGACTAA
- a CDS encoding osmoprotectant ABC transporter substrate-binding protein, protein MKLKIVGLFALMLFVLSGCSLPGLGSGKDSIKVAGGVTSESQILASIVGGMIEHDLDLPVEIVSNLGSANINHNALLRGDVDIAAPRYTGTDVTGLLQLPAEKDPEKAMALVQKEFYERYHHVYFPSYGFANNFVFMVTKETAEKYDLTTISDLEAVAGDLEAAVDATWLKREADGYPAFIKEYGFDFKRVYPMQIGLVYDALAAGEMDVVLGYSTDGRIGSYDLQILEDDHQFFPSYDASLVATEEILNKYPRLKATLSKLTGKITTETMQNLNYQADNNLTEPSIVAENFLIENNYFEEN, encoded by the coding sequence ATGAAATTAAAAATCGTTGGTTTGTTTGCCTTAATGTTGTTTGTGTTGAGTGGCTGTTCCTTACCAGGTCTTGGTTCAGGTAAAGACAGTATCAAAGTAGCCGGTGGTGTTACATCAGAATCTCAAATCCTAGCAAGTATTGTAGGCGGTATGATCGAGCATGATTTAGACCTGCCCGTTGAAATCGTCAGCAATTTGGGTTCTGCTAATATCAATCACAATGCTTTATTACGCGGTGATGTCGATATTGCTGCTCCGCGGTATACTGGAACGGATGTGACCGGGCTGCTTCAACTTCCTGCTGAAAAGGATCCTGAAAAAGCTATGGCATTAGTTCAAAAAGAATTCTATGAACGTTACCATCATGTGTACTTTCCATCTTATGGATTTGCTAACAACTTCGTTTTTATGGTCACTAAAGAAACCGCTGAAAAGTATGATTTAACGACTATAAGTGATTTAGAAGCTGTCGCAGGCGACTTAGAAGCAGCTGTCGACGCCACATGGCTGAAACGAGAAGCAGATGGTTACCCTGCATTCATTAAAGAGTACGGCTTTGACTTTAAACGCGTTTATCCAATGCAAATAGGATTGGTTTATGATGCTCTAGCTGCTGGCGAGATGGACGTTGTTTTAGGATATTCCACAGATGGGCGAATCGGCAGTTACGATTTGCAGATTCTTGAAGATGATCACCAGTTCTTCCCCTCTTATGATGCCAGCCTAGTTGCTACCGAAGAAATTTTAAATAAATATCCCAGACTAAAAGCTACGTTATCGAAATTAACTGGAAAGATCACAACAGAAACCATGCAGAATTTGAATTATCAAGCAGACAACAACTTAACGGAACCTTCCATTGTTGCAGAAAACTTTTTAATAGAAAATAATTATTTCGAAGAAAATTAG
- a CDS encoding MgtC/SapB family protein: MNKIFFLRLILASVLGGAIGINRELRAKEAGIRTHFLVSLGSALIMIISQHGFNDVIDLAGYELDPARVAAQVVSGIGFIGAGMIIIQKHTIKGLTSAAGIWTTAGIGLTVGGGLYFVGISATILTLIGFELTTIIFKQIGTKTTAFVVSTTEKEALQEVIQLLRKKHKYLQKYEVSDKMTGDEKVYSATFEVRSNSTRDGTVLLEEIQAIPHVIVEKADFSVGE; the protein is encoded by the coding sequence ATGAATAAAATTTTTTTCCTGAGATTAATATTAGCCAGTGTTCTCGGGGGAGCTATTGGAATCAATCGTGAGTTGCGCGCAAAAGAAGCCGGTATAAGAACACATTTTTTAGTTTCATTAGGAAGCGCATTAATAATGATTATTTCTCAACATGGCTTTAATGATGTGATTGATTTAGCTGGGTATGAGCTGGATCCGGCTAGGGTTGCAGCTCAAGTAGTAAGCGGAATCGGTTTTATTGGAGCTGGGATGATCATTATTCAAAAACACACGATCAAAGGACTGACAAGCGCAGCCGGAATATGGACAACAGCTGGAATTGGTTTGACAGTAGGCGGAGGTTTGTACTTTGTAGGAATCAGTGCGACTATTTTAACGCTTATCGGTTTTGAATTGACCACAATCATTTTCAAACAAATTGGCACAAAAACTACTGCTTTTGTCGTTTCGACAACCGAAAAAGAGGCGTTGCAAGAAGTCATCCAGCTGCTTCGAAAAAAGCACAAATATCTTCAAAAATATGAAGTGTCGGATAAAATGACTGGAGATGAAAAAGTATATTCTGCGACTTTTGAAGTGCGATCTAACAGTACGCGAGACGGAACGGTTTTGTTGGAAGAAATACAAGCTATTCCTCATGTGATCGTAGAAAAAGCTGATTTTTCTGTAGGCGAGTAA